Genomic segment of Salvia hispanica cultivar TCC Black 2014 chromosome 2, UniMelb_Shisp_WGS_1.0, whole genome shotgun sequence:
AAATCGAATCTATGCTATTATAATTTGTTTCCATTCCAAAAATAAAGACTACTCCATGGCGTTTAGTTATTCAAGGATGCATCCTCAAATATATATCGCGAAGATTTATGAATCAATTGATTCTCcaacattatataattataatatcactaaCAAAACTCTTCGAAATTAATGATCCCGTGCTTCAGTGCATCATCCTACATTGAGCTATATAAAACCATTTTAAATGTATCAAACTAgcttgtttttaatatttatatagaacAAAAAAACTTACCAACAAGCGGTACTTAATTTCGTTTTTCAAGAAAGTCTACATTTAAAAGTGGAAACAACAAACATTTGGTATTCAGAACTAGCTAGCATCAACGCAGACATCCCCCTCCTTGCTTAAAATCAATTCAATGCTTagtaacaaattttataattttgagtaaaaaatGTGAGatgaataatgaattaattagtataaCATTAATTGTAGAGGTAGCCGGTAGAGGTAAATAGTAAATTTTGGagtaaaattgttaaaaaaaaattaatacctgcattcgtccacaaaaaaaatctaatcgTGGAtagcatgagttttaataaaaaatagtaaactaagagagaaatagatagaaaaagtggtgaaattattttcattggaaaatatgactcttCTCATTACAAAGACAActtaccaaaaatatataaacactaattttgatggacaatcaaaaatgaaaaaatgtgacaatttttttgtggatgaatatatatagtatacgCTTTAATTTTCGCAATAAAAATTCCACCAGCATTTCAAGAAATGTATATACCATGTCCCAAGTTAatcatttatgattttaataatgaaatttaagaaagctatgtttaaaaaaataagtagagAGAATGACATGGTGTGGACAATAAAgcaagagaaattaaaatgattgaCCAAAAATGTTCATCCAAGCTATATCCGGAATCAAAATAAACTAGGCTCGTAGTTAGGAACTAATATACCCTAATTTATCttcctacttttttccttcCTTAAAGGAACCCTACGAATTGAAgcacatgcatatatatacgCAGTACAACAATGCCAAGCTTTCTATTGGgctaaatatttaaattttccaaatcaagatcacaaataaaatcaatagaaAAAAGATTGTGTGATATGTAGCCTACTTTTCACAACATAAGCTAAGAAAATAAGTTTACAAGTCCTTGTCACCTCTATTTCCTAGCCTATGCTAGAAATGTTCACCTTTTTAGTATCTAGATCATATTCAACTCATTGAAAATACATTAAACTTTTACAACCATATGATATGATCATGAATTTTGAGAGCACATTACAACATTAAACTAAACTTCAATTGATTCACGATCGGTCGTGATCGTCGGTTCGAGCTTTCTTGATTTTACGGTGTTGCGTGTCGTCTTGATCGGTAGCGATGGAGCGGAATATGGATTCGATCTCGGCCGGTTGGGAGCTTTTTCGCTTCAGTCTCAGCGGCGGCGGGCGGGGCTTCGTTGGCGCCGGCGGGCACTCCGTGATCGGCGGGATTCTGTGATCGGAGGAGGTCGGAGTTTTGAAGCCGTCTTCGTCGTCGTCGTGAGAAACTGTGGCTGCAGCTTCACCGCTCTCGTCTTCTTTCTTCTCGATTTCGAGATTTACTCTTCCTTTCTCTTCTTCAACCCCATTTTGAGTAGTTTCTGAGATGCTGAATTTCGCTTTTCTCTCAAAGGATAGGGAAGAGACAGACATCTTCCTCAGAAATGGCGAAAACTGGTGGATTTCTGAGCACATAAAGGGAGATagggaagagagagagaggggggaaTAGAAGATGATAAAAGGGAAAGAGGTGTTAAATAGATGATGATTCTAGTAGTAATTGAGAGTGAAACCAAATGAAGAACTAACCATATAATTTGGCAGTTTGTTGAAGGGGATTTATCGCAGTCTTGTGTGGTTGATGAAATTCTCGTCAGCTTGGAAGAAATtaagatgagagagagaaacagtTGATGCGTTCAAACAGTAGCTAGGCGAAGGATCCGATGTGCACTAACACTCATTATACCATTATTATCCAATTTTCttcaacattaattaattctgtctctctctcacacacacatagcgaaaaaaataaaataaaagcaaaacaGTCCAAAATTCT
This window contains:
- the LOC125203131 gene encoding cyclin-dependent protein kinase inhibitor SMR3-like; amino-acid sequence: MCSEIHQFSPFLRKMSVSSLSFERKAKFSISETTQNGVEEEKGRVNLEIEKKEDESGEAAATVSHDDDEDGFKTPTSSDHRIPPITECPPAPTKPRPPPLRLKRKSSQPAEIESIFRSIATDQDDTQHRKIKKARTDDHDRS